In Deltaproteobacteria bacterium, the genomic window TTTTAGCATTACATAATCATATCAGGATACAAAACATGGCAATCTTTAGGATAGAAAAATGCTACACCTGCAACTACAAGCACAACCAACCCCGCATCGCAAAAAACAAACCATGTCCCAAGTGCGGCGCTCAAATGGCATGCTGACACCGAATACTTGAGCCGCATCCCTTTTATCATCGCGCACCTCGCTGCGACTCCTTCGCAAAGTACGCTGCCGCGTTTTTTAAGATGTCACGCTCCATCCTTACTTCTGCCAATTCTTTCTTCGCATTCCTTAATTCCATCTCTAATTCCGTCAGCGGTCTGTAGTTTTTGCCTACTTCCCCAAGTTTGCCTGCCTTATATGCCTTGACCCAGTTGCTTAGGGTTGACGAAGCCAAGGACAACCTCTTTGCCGCCTCATGCACTGACAAACCTTCCTATACTATCTGCTTTACTGCCCCCTGCCTAAATTCCTTCGTGTACCTTCCATACGGTAACCTTTCCATCTGAACACCTCCAGTTTTGTATATTATACCAAACTTTGGCGTCCACTTTTTCTATCCTATATCATTCATCAGTTGTATGAGTTTTTTTGAGCCTTCACCTTTTGGGAGATGAGCAGTGATTTCTTTTCCTGTTATGTCATGCGGAGGGGTTGTCTCCATTTTAGCGGCATCTGAACCGCCATTCCAAACCATAAGATGCCTGTAACTCACAC contains:
- a CDS encoding transposase, which codes for MASSTLSNWVKAYKAGKLGEVGKNYRPLTELEMELRNAKKELAEVRMERDILKNAAAYFAKESQRGAR